Proteins from one Telopea speciosissima isolate NSW1024214 ecotype Mountain lineage chromosome 1, Tspe_v1, whole genome shotgun sequence genomic window:
- the LOC122650904 gene encoding uncharacterized mitochondrial protein AtMg00860-like, giving the protein MVPEWVDASKLSEKFQKHCPPTFYKLIHDSMFPATWIRDLERIFESEEEHANHLRFVLQRLREKQLYAKFSKCKFWLQQVAFLGHLVSAKGIEVDPGKVKSVVDWETQKNVVDIHSFLGLADYYRRFIENFSKISAPMTRLTRKGVKFEWLDDCERNFQELK; this is encoded by the exons ATGGTGCCAGAGTGGGTTGATGCCTCTAAGCTTTCAGAGAAATTCCAGAAGCATTGTCCTCCTACTTTCTACAAGTTGATTCACGACTCAATGTTTCCAGCTACTTGGATAAGAGATCTGGAGAGGATCTTCGAG agtgaagaagagcacgctaACCACCTTCGTTTTGTGCTGCAGCGCTTGAGAGAAAAACAATTGTAtgctaagttcagcaagtgcaagttttggttacaacaagtggCTTTCTTAGGTCACCTGGTTTCTGctaagggtattgaagttgaccccgGCAAGGTAAAGTCTgtagttgactgggagacacAAAAGAATGTAGTAGATATTCATAGCTTCCTCGGTCTAGCCGACTATTATAGGAGATTTATCGAGAACTTTTCAAAGATCTCCGCTCCTATGACTCGACTAACCcggaagggagtgaagtttgagtggttAGACGACTGCGAGAGGAACTTCCAGGAATTAAAGTAG